One Hordeum vulgare subsp. vulgare chromosome 4H, MorexV3_pseudomolecules_assembly, whole genome shotgun sequence DNA window includes the following coding sequences:
- the LOC123446284 gene encoding uncharacterized protein LOC123446284, translating into MDADDFRAMLESMLQLQLDCPPDGEEATTAPPDAAAADKYNDHAKVKQSAAEWTELMVGEMASAGSMNDARQRAAKIL; encoded by the coding sequence ATGGACGCGGACGACTTCCGAGCGATGCTCGAGAGCATGCTGCAGCTGCAGCTGGACTGCCCGCCGGACGGCGAGGAAGCCACCACCGCTCCTCCAGACGCCGCCGCGGCAGACAAGTACAACGACCACGCAAAGGTGAAGCAATCGGCGGCCGAATGgacggagctgatggtgggcgagatGGCGAGCGCCGGCTCCATGAACGACGCCCGGCAACGCGCCGCGAAGATCCTCTAG